Below is a genomic region from Pontibacter deserti.
TCGAGCCAGCCCTGGACTACGTTATAGTTAAAATACCACGTTGGAATTTCGATAAGTTCCCGGGTGCTGACCGTAAGCTTGGCTTGCAGATGAAATCGGTAGGTGAGGTAATGGGTATCGGCCGCACATTCCAGGAAGCCTTGCAGAAGGCTTGCCAGAGCTTGGAGATTAAGCGTAACGGGCTGGGTGCTGATGGTAAAGAAAAGACCGACTATAATTACCTGATCGACAGCCTGAAGAACCCAAGCTGGAACCGCCTGTTCAGTGTAAAAGATGCTATGCGCATCGGTATACCTACCAACACAATCCAGAAACTGACTAAAATTGACCCATGGTTCCTGGCACAGATAGAGGAGCTGGATGTACTGGAGAAAGAAATCGAAAAGTATACACTTGCCACTATTCCGGTTGAGCTGCTGCGCGAAGCAAAAGTTAAAGGCTATGCTGACCGCCAACTGGCGCACCTGCTGCGTTGCAAAGAGAGCGAAGTATTTAATGTGCGCAACGAACTCGGAATTAAGCGTGTGTACAAAATGGTAGATACCTGTGCGGCTGAGTTCGAAGCAAAAACACCATACTTCTACAGCACTTTTGAAGGTGAGAACGAAAGTATAGTTACAGAAAAGAAAAAAGTAGTTGTGCTAGGCTCAGGACCGAACCGTATCGGGCAGGGCATTGAGTTCGACTATAGTTGCGTGCATGGTGTGCTGGCTGCCAAAGAGTGCGGCTACGAAACTATCATGATCAACTGCAACCCTGAAACAGTAAGTACTGACTTCGATATTTCAGATAAGTTATATTTTGAACCCGTTTTCTGGGAGCATATTTACGACATTATCCTGCACGAGAAACCAGAAGGTGTTATAGTTCAGTTGGGCGGACAAACTGCTTTAAAGCTTGCTGAGAAATTAGACCGCTATGGTATAAAAGTGTTGGGCACGAGCTACAAAGCCCTTGACCTTGCTGAAGACCGTGGTTCGTTCTCTTCACTGCTGCGCGACCTGAACATACCATATCCTCCTTTCGCGGTTATTGAGACTGCCGAAGAAGCATTGGAGCTATGTCGTGAGCTGAAATTCCCGCTATTGGTGCGCCCAAGCTACGTGCTAGGTGGTCAGAACATGAAGATCGTGATCAACGAGAAAGAACTGGAAGCTCATGTTATCGACCTGCTGAAAGACCACCCGGGTAACAAAGTATTGTTAGACCACTTCCTGGATAATGCCATTGAAGCGGAAGCCGATGCCATCTGTGATGGCGAGGACGTGCATATCTGTGGGGTGATGGAGCACATCGAGCCTGCTGGTATCCACTCCGGTGACTCTTATGCTGTGTTGCCTCCGTTTGACCTGAGCGAAAACGTAATGCGCCAGATCGAAGAGCATACTAAGAAGATTGCGGTTGCTTTGAATACAGTTGGTGTGATTAACATCCAGTTCGCGATCAAAAATGAAACGGTATACATTATTGAGGCTAACCCACGTGCATCGCGTACGTTCCCGTTCATTGCCAAAGCATACCGTGAGCCGTACATTAACTATGCAACCAAAATCATGCTGGGTCATGCT
It encodes:
- the carB gene encoding carbamoyl-phosphate synthase large subunit; amino-acid sequence: MPKDTSIKSVLIIGSGPIVIGQACEFDYSGSQAARSLREEGIEVTLINSNPATIMTDPVTADNVYLRPLEKKYIVEILKNHKIDAVLPTMGGQTALNLAIECEKAGIWQKYGVRIIGVDIKAIETTEDREQFRLKMLELGVNVCKGETATSFLEGKEIAQEIGFPLVIRPSFTLGGTGGGFVNTPEEFDAALTRGLHASPTHEVLVEQSILGWKEYELELLRDNLGNIIIICSIENFDPMGIHTGDSITVAPAMTLPDTVYQRMRDLAIKMMNGIGQFAGGCNVQFSVNPDDDTIIAIEINPRVSRSSALASKATGYPIAKIAAKLAIGYNLDELKNAITKTTSAYFEPALDYVIVKIPRWNFDKFPGADRKLGLQMKSVGEVMGIGRTFQEALQKACQSLEIKRNGLGADGKEKTDYNYLIDSLKNPSWNRLFSVKDAMRIGIPTNTIQKLTKIDPWFLAQIEELDVLEKEIEKYTLATIPVELLREAKVKGYADRQLAHLLRCKESEVFNVRNELGIKRVYKMVDTCAAEFEAKTPYFYSTFEGENESIVTEKKKVVVLGSGPNRIGQGIEFDYSCVHGVLAAKECGYETIMINCNPETVSTDFDISDKLYFEPVFWEHIYDIILHEKPEGVIVQLGGQTALKLAEKLDRYGIKVLGTSYKALDLAEDRGSFSSLLRDLNIPYPPFAVIETAEEALELCRELKFPLLVRPSYVLGGQNMKIVINEKELEAHVIDLLKDHPGNKVLLDHFLDNAIEAEADAICDGEDVHICGVMEHIEPAGIHSGDSYAVLPPFDLSENVMRQIEEHTKKIAVALNTVGVINIQFAIKNETVYIIEANPRASRTFPFIAKAYREPYINYATKIMLGHAKVKDFTFNPHKEGYAIKVPVFSYSKFPEVNKELGPEMKSTGEAIYFIEDLQDDYFTKVYSERNLYLSK